A window of Numenius arquata chromosome 6, bNumArq3.hap1.1, whole genome shotgun sequence contains these coding sequences:
- the LRFN5 gene encoding leucine-rich repeat and fibronectin type-III domain-containing protein 5, producing MEKLLLFLLFIGIAVRAQICPKRCVCQILSPNLATLCAKKGLLFVPPNIDRRTVELRLADNFVTNIKRKDFANMTSLVDLTLSRNTISFITPHAFADLRNLRALHLNSNRLTKITNDMFSGLSNLHHLILNNNQLTLISSTAFDDVLALEELDLSYNNLETIPWDAVEKMVSLHTLSLDHNMIDHIPKGTFSHLHKMTRLDVTSNKLQKLPPDPLFQRAQVLATSGIISPSTFALSFGGNPLHCNCELLWLRRLSREDDLETCASPTLLSGRYFWSIPEEEFLCEPPLITRHTHELRVLEGQRAALRCKARGDPEPAIHWISPEGKLISNATRSVVYDNGTLDILITTVKDTGSFTCIASNPAGEATQTVDLHIIKLPHLLNSTNHIHEPDPGSSDISTSTKSGSNASSSNGDTKVSQDKKVVVAEATSSTVLLKFNFQRNIPGIRMFQIQYNGTYDDSLVYRMIPPTSKTFLVNNLAAGTVYDLCVLAIYDDGITSLTATRVVGCTQFTTEQDYVRCHFMQSQFLGGTMIIIIGGIIVASVLVFIIILMIRYKVCNNNGQQKATKVSNVYSQTNGAQGCGGALTHSLSKQAVGHEEAVQCCKATSDGLTPSPEPLPSQDSATTTSALPPAWTAGAAAPPKQKRRPGPKPGEGQSEAAGGAEAHNTNRNNSTALQPAARPPDPLRGAPTYKRAQSKPSKFLTLPAEASRAKRRLSLGGELAEPPGPGSARGLRSKRSLSMNGMLARADSSDMESGKATFSSGSEWILESTV from the exons atggaaaaactgcttttgtttctgctgttcATTGGCATAGCGGTGAGAGCTCAGATCTGCCCCAAGCGCTGTGTCTGTCAGATTTTGTCTCCGAACCTTGCCACCCTTTGTGCCAAGAAAGGGCTCTTATTTGTCCCTCCCAACATTGACAGGAGGACCGTGGAGTTACGGCTGGCAGACAACTTTGTTACAAACATTAAAAGGAAAGACTTTGCCAATATGACCAGCCTGGTGGACCTGACGCTGTCCAGGAATACAATCAGTTTTATTACACCTCACGCATTTGCCGACTTGCGCAATTTGCGGGCTTTGCATTTGAACAGCAACCGATTGACTAAGATCACCAATGACATGTTCAGTGGACTCTCCAATCTTCACCACTTGATACTTAACAACAACCAGCTGACTTTAATTTCTTCCACAGCTTTCGATGATGTTTTAGCTCTTGAGGAATTGGATTTGTCTTACAACAATCTGGAAACCATCCCCTGGGACGCGGTGGAGAAGATGGTTAGTTTGCACACTCTCAGTCTAGATCACAACATGATCGACCATATTCCTAAGGGGACCTTCTCCCATCTCCACAAGATGACCAGGTTGGATGTCACGTCTAACAAACTGCAGAAGCTACCGCCTGACCCTCTCTTCCAGCGAGCTCAGGTACTGGCAACCTCAGGAATTATCAGCCCCTCGACGTTTGCGTTGAGCTTCGGTGGGAATCCTTTGCATTGCAACTGTGAGCTGTTGTGGCTGAGGCGCCTTTCCAGGGAGGACGACCTAGAGACCTGCGCTTCTCCCACGCTCCTGTCGGGCCGGTACTTCTGGTCGATCCCCGAGGAGGAGTTCCTGTGTGAGCCCCCGCTCATCACCCGGCACACCCACGAGCTGCGGGTGCTGGAGGGGCAGCGGGCAGCGCTGCGCTGCAAGGCCCGGGGGGACCCCGAGCCAGCCATCCATTGGATCTCCCCGGAGGGCAAGCTGATCTCCAACGCGACGAGGTCCGTGGTGTACGACAACGGGACGCTCGACATCCTTATAACGACGGTGAAGGACACAGGCTCCTTCACCTGCATTGCTTCCAACCCGGCTGGGGAGGCCACGCAGACGGTGGACCTGCACATAATCAAACTCCCCCACTTGCTCAACAGCACGAACCACATCCACGAGCCCGACCCCGGCTCCTCGGATATCTCCACCTCCACCAAGTCGGGCTCCAACGCGAGCAGCAGCAATGGGGATACTAAAGTCAGCCAGGACAAGAAGGTGGTCGTTGCGGAAGCAACATCCTCCACCGTTCTGCTGAAGTTCAATTTCCAGAGGAATATACCGGGGATACGTATGTTCCAAATCCAGTACAACGGTACTTACGATGACTCCCTTGTTTACAG AATGATACCTCCCACAAGCAAAACCTTCCTGGTGAACAACCTGGCCGCGGGGACGGTGTACGACCTGTGCGTCCTGGCCATCTACGACGACGGGATCACCTCGCTGACGGCCACCCGGGTGGTGGGCTGCACCCAGTTCACCACCGAGCAGGACTACGTGCGCTGCCACTTCATGCAGTCCCAGTTCCTGGGTGGGACCATGATTATCATCATCGGTGGGATCATCGTGGCCTCCGTGCTCGtcttcatcatcatcctcatGATCCGCTACAAGGTGTGCAACAACAACGGGCAGCAGAAGGCCACCAAGGTCAGCAACGTGTACTCGCAGACCAACGGGGCGCAGGGCTGCGGCGGGGCGCTGACCCACTCCCTCTCCAAGCAGGCGGTGGGGCACGAGGAGGCCGTCCAGTGCTGCAAGGCCACCAGCGACGGCCTGACGCCGTCCCCGgagcccctccccagccaggaCTCGGCCACCACTACCTCGGCTCTGCCTCCCGCCTGGACTGCCGGCGCGGCGGCCCCCCCGAAGCAGAAGCGGCGGCCGGGCCCCAAGCCCGGTGAGGGGCAGAGCGAGGCCGCCGGCGGCGCCGAGGCCCACAACACCAACAGGAACAACTCCACCGCCCTGcagccggccgcccggcccccCGACCCGCTCAGGGGGGCCCCCACCTACAAAAGAGCACAATCAAAGCCAAGTAAGTTCCTCACGTTGCCGGCCGAGGCGTCCCGAGCCAAGCGCAGGCTGTCCCTGGGGGGCGAGCTGGcggagccccccggccccggcagcgccCGCGGACTGCGCTCCAAACGCAGCCTGTCCATGAACGGGATGCTGGCCCGGGCAGACAGCTCCGACATGGAGAGCGGAAAAGCAACTTTCTCCTCCGGTTCTGAGTGGATATTGGAAAGCACTGTGtga